From Pan troglodytes isolate AG18354 chromosome 1, NHGRI_mPanTro3-v2.0_pri, whole genome shotgun sequence:
CACAttgggttttaatttgaatttttctaatgattacaGATGATGACCATATTTTcctatgcttatttgccatttgtgtgtgtgtgtatatttgtatacatttgtgtatattttgtgtgtgtgtgtatatatatgtgtgtgtatatatatatgtgtgtgtgtatatatatatatatatgaagtgcctgttcaaatcttttgcccatgttAAAAACtgggttgtttatttttacaagtgttttgtatattctgaatacaagtcctCTATCAGATACAGTATGCTATGCAAATATTTCACGCTGtgtcttattttttcattctcttcataGTCTTTTGAAGACCAGAAATTCttagttttgatgaagtccaacttgTTAGTTTTTCTGATAAAGTTTCTAAAAGATGAGAGCACCATTTAGGCAATGTGATGGACCTGACATAATTTTAAGTGCCTTCTCGGATCTGTGATTGttaaaatccttttatttttttttttgagatgaagtctagctcttgtcacctaggctggagtgcaatggcacgatctcagctcactgcaacctccgcctctcgggattctcctgcctcagcctcccgagtagctgggattacaggtttgcaccaccatgcccagttaatttttgtaattttagtagagacggggtttcaccatgttggccaggctagtcaccAACTCCGGACcccaggcgatctgcccacctcagcctcccaaagtgctgggattacaggcgtgagccactgatcCCGGCCTaaaattcttttagaaaatagtttatttgctttcttttctccacaCCATGATTCCGTAAcatctgtgatttttaaatatggCCTAGTGAGTTCTTTTCTGGTCAAACCTCATTACCAGAACAATCAAATAGCTAAAAGATATCCAGGTTCTGGTGCATGTCTACTTATTTCAAGCAAAATTtgataaaacaaaattacagTACCACAAGGAAATCTGGACTAAATTAGAATACTATGGTGGTGAGATTTTTGTAAATGCAACTCCAGGGGAGAATAAAGCCACTGAATTGGGTTTCTGGGGTGTATGGGGAAAGTAATTTTGTCTTCAACCACAGGGGATAATAAAGACCAGCAAATTAAGCCCAAATCATCCATGAATCAAGGATAAAATGACTCAAATTCTGCCATTGGGGAATTCTGCCATGGCTCTCTACACAGGCGTTGGCTGCCTCTGCATTTTAGCAGGAGAAATTCTCCAGCTGCCCCCATAGGAAGTCAGATCCTTActactatattttaaattacatataaattaaaGATTATGTCTAGATTGGGCccacacctatactcccagcattttgggaggccaaggtgggaggatcacttgagcctgggagttcgagacctggtgtggtcctgtagtcccagctaattgagaggctgaggtgggagcattgcttgggCACAgaaggatgaggctgcagtgagccggggttgcaccactgtactccagcctggttgacaagaaaaaaaaaaagactatgtcTATACCCAAATAATGAAAAGATCAACTAACATTGCTAGTGCTCATGCTTGCTGGGGGAAAGTGTTTTATCATAAAACCTCATGTAACCCCCACAACAACTGTGAGTGGGTACCATTATTGTCTcattttacggatgaggaaactgaagcacagaaaggttGAGAGAGCAGTAAAGTTGGACAGTTCAGTTGACTTCAGGTTCTGTGCTCTTCCTTCCCATTCTCTATTGCCAATTTTCATGGCACCTACATAATTCAACTCTTTCACTTCTGTGAGTGGTCTTTTAGCTAACtggatattatttattttagtctattTCCTACTTGAGTCTATTTACTTAAATAGGGGATAGAAAGAAGTCACACAAGGACCAAATCTTAGCACAGTGGTGTGAATGATGCTTTTTGACTTGGGCACAAACCTTTCCTGTGTCCCCCGCCCCGGTACCACAGCTCCGTGCCGTGCACACGGAACTGCCCTCAGCATTGCACTCCTCTATGAGGGCCGGCTTGGAAGCCTGTCTCCCTCATGAGACTGCAAGCTTCTGGAGTAAAGACCATGTCTTAGTGCCAGCGCCTGGTCAGTTCTTGTAATGTTGGCTGATTGAGGGAATGAAGAAATCTCCTTTTCTAGCCCTGATGAAGTCTTTGATTCTAAATTTAGATGGCTAAGAAAGACTGattgcttcatgttaaaaaaattactcaGCATTCAGATAAATGAGGACATTACTAGATCAATTATTCCCATAGGGAAGTGGTCAGACTAACTCCAAAGATAGTTCAGAGATCTTTATTCTGGGAACATGCTGTTATCTTGTTACCGGAATGATTCAGAGCCTCTATGCACAGACTAAAAACTAGGGACTTTGACAGATCCAACCACAAGATTGTGGGCAGTTCTCCTGAGAAGACTGTACCACAgtgacagaagaaaagaaataaggagtTTTGCACAGGGAAGGCCGTTCAAAAAAAATAATCATCACTATAACAGCTGTCTCTTATTGCATGGTTGACTGCCACTGTACTGTTCTTTCCCTTTATTAACTCACTGAATCCTAAAAATAAGCTAAATAAACAATGAATCACCAATAACAGGGTAAACTGGCATCATGTGATTTCTGATGTGGTTCAAAGGGAAGTACACATCACCCATgcagtatttctttttcatgatGGTAAGCAAcacatgacacaaatttaccatCTCAACCACTCCCAAGTGTACAGTACAATAGCATTAACTGTATgtacattgttgtgcaacagatctgtagaacttttttatcttgcaaaaccaACCTGTATATTTACAAACAACTTCCCTCTTTTCCCTCTCCTCAACCTTTAGCAATCGCtattctactttttgtttgtaAGAGCTTGACTGCTCTAGATACCCCACCTAAGTGGAACCATCAGTATCTATCCTGAAATTGGCCTACTTCACCCAGCATAATGtcccaaggttcatccatgctgcagCATATGATAAAATcaccttcctttttaaggttgaataattttccattctatgtatataccacattttttttattcattaatctGTCAGTGATGGGCGTTTAGATTGCTcccacctcttggctattatgaataatgctgtcatGAACACATATGTGCAAATAACTCTTTGACATcccatttttaattctttttgatatatactcagaagtggaattaccagatcatatagtaattctattttcaaCTTTGTGatgaacctccatactgtttcccataacAGTTGCACATTTTcaattcccaccagcagtgcacaagtgctccaatttctccacatccttgccaacacattatttcctgtttttgtaaTGGTgaccattctaatgggtgtgagatATCTcactgtaattttgatttgcattttcctgatgattagtaatactgagcatctcttcatatgcttcttggccatttgtgtatctttttggaaaaatatctattcaagtcctttgtccatcTTAAGATTGAATTATTTGTTTTGGTTGCTGTTGCTGAGTTGAAGGAGTGCTTTATACATTCTAGCTACTAACCCCTGTCCAAtatatggtttgaaaatattttcttccattctgttggttgccttttcactttgttgattgttttctttgctcccagaagttttaaagtttgatgtagttccatttatctattcttacttttgttgcttatgcttttggtgtcacatccaagaaatttttatcaaatccaatgtcataaatctttttccttatttttttttcttcctggagttttatagtttcagatcttacatgTAGGTCtctaatacattttgagttaatttttatctaTAGTAtaaattgtattagttcattttgtgttactataaaggaatacctaaggctgggtaatttataaagaaaagaaatttattggctcatggttctgctgACCATACAGGAAGAagtgtggtgctggcatctgcttctggttagggcctcagaaagcttataatcatggtggaaggcaaaggaggagcaggcagtgtcacatggcaaaagcaggagtgacagagtggggaggtgccacatgcattttttttttttttgagatggagtctcactctgtcacccaggctggagtgcagtggtgtgatctcagctcactgcaagctctgcatcccaggttcacaccattctcctgcctcagcctcccgagtagctgggactacaaggccacatgcttttaaacaaccatatctcGTGTGAGGTCAGAGAACTcattcatcaccaaggggatggtgctaagccattcatgaaggatctgccttcattatccaaacacctcccaccaggccctacctccaacactggggattacatttcaacatgagatttggaggggacaaacatccaaaccataccaTAAGGTAAGAGTACAAATTCATCCTTTTGCaattggatatccagttttcccagcatcatttgctaaagagactatcctttcctaATTATGTAcacttggcacccttgtcaaagatcatttgaccatatatgttagggtttatttctgggttctctattctgttccattgttcatcatgtctgtctttatgtcagtatcatactgttttgatttttgtagcttaataatatgttttgaaatcagaaactgtgaggcctccagctttgtttttctttttcagtattgtTTTGGCTGTGGAGTCCTTTGAGATTCCATATGAGTTTGAgaactcttttttatttctggaaaaaaaatgccatggggattttgatagagattacattgaatctgtagaatgCTCTAggtagcatggacattttaatattgttaacattattgttttagcaatattaaaatgtccatgctacccagaacaatctacagattcagtgtattCTTCTATCCCATGTAGACAGCATGTCTTTCAATTTAtatgtgtctttaatttctttcagtaatgttttgtagttttcagtgtacaaatctttcacctccctggttaagttcattcctaagcattttattgcTGTTGACGCTATCATAGATGATATTCGTTTCTTAATTtacttttcagattgttcatcggtagtatatagaaacacaatttattttggtgtgttgattttgtatcctataactttactgaattagttTAATAGTTTTAGCAGTTTTTTCTTGGTGAAATCTTGGTGAAATTAGGGTTTTCTGCAGACAAAATCTGTCTCCTATGAACAGAaataatttcacttcttttttttccaattcatgtgcttcataattctttttcttgcctgatttctctggctaggacttgtaCTACTATGTTGGCTAGAAGTGacaagagtgggcatccttgccttaaTCCTGATCTTAGTGAGAAAGATTTCATTTATTCACCTTTGAATGCAATGTTAAttgtgggcttttcatatatggtttttattatgttgagctATATTTCCTTCAATTCCTAGTTTTTGAgtagtttttaatcatgaaaggtattgaattttgtcaaatgcttttcctgcatcaaTTGAGACGATCGTGTGGTTTTtgctcttcattctgttaatatggtgtattatactgatgattttcatatgttgaaccatctttttttttttttccttttaattacatttattttaatgctgaATTTACTTCCGGGccataagtttttgtttcttcagtttcttctggGATATCTTTTTCTTCTGGGCAACCTCCTCTTCTGGTTTAGGAACAATCTGTTCCTTTTCAGTAAGGATCATCTCAATGTGCCAGGGAGAGCTCATGTATGAGTTCATCCGACCATGAGCTCTGTAGGTCCGGCGGAGCATCTTAGGTGCTTTGTTCACTTGGATATACTCAATGACCAGAGAATCTACATCTAAACCCTTAAGTTCAGTATTACCCTCTGCGTTTTTAAACATGTGCAGCAAAAATTCAGCACTCTTTTTGGGCCACCGACCTTGTGTCCAGCCCCACTGCTTGGCCTGCGCACACTTGCCAACTCCACCATTGTAACGTCGGAATGGTATGCACTGTTTCTGTAAAGTGACATCTTTAAGATACTTCGTGGCTTTTCGTATATGCATACCCTTGATGGCCTGAGCAGTTTCACGAGTGTTCTTAAAGTGAACACGAAGATTGGAACCTCTTGATTTGCATGATTTCGTGGGGTTCTCCGGGTCAAGTGAATAGCGAACCATTTTCACAGATTACTTCAGGCTGCTTAGGGAAAGAGCTGAACCATCTTTATATTCCACAAATCACTCTTGGTCATGATGTGTAATACTTTCAATGTGTTACTGGAtttagtttgcaagtattttgttgatgatttttgcattaatattcattGTGCatatttgtagttttcctttcttttagtatctttgtctgattttggtatcaagtAATATTGGCCtgataaaatgaatttgaaaatgttcctttctcttccgagatcacgccactgcactccaggctgggtggaagagcaagattctgtctcaaaaaaaaaaaaaattaataaaataaaaagacaaaatgaaaaagaaaatgttccctCCTCTTTAATTTGTCGGAAGAGTTTGGAAAGAATTGATGTTAACTTTCCCTTAAATGTTTGTTGCTTCTCCAGTAAAGCCATCtatctgatcctgggcttttctttgtttagaGGTTTTTGACTGCTAAGTCAACCTTATTAATAGTGACAGGTCTGttcagctttttatttctttatcattcaatcttggtagatcaTATGTTCCTAgaaattcatctattttttctaggttattccatttgttggcatacaattgttcatagtagtgtCTTATGATCtgttttatttctgtggcattaGATGTAAcatctcatttttcatttctgatttttgttatttgagtcttctgtatttttttgtagttatTCTAGTtaagggtttgtcaattttgtattttttccaaaaaaaccaactcttagttttattgactttttttctgatgtttcctatttcctgttttgttatttatgctctaatctttatttatttccttcctttgggTAACTTTGTGTTTAGTTTGCTCTTTTCTTAGTCCCTTGagttgtaaagttaggttgttgatttgtgatctttcttttttaaatgtaggcatttaccactataaacttccctcttggtACTATTTTTGCTGCATCCCTTAAGTTGTggcatgttgtgttttcatttttatttatctcaaggtattttctaatttcccttgggAGGTATTCTTTGATTCATTGGTTGTTCAAGTgtgtgttgcttaatttccatatatttatataatttccagttttccttctgctattaatttctagtttcatttcattgtggttagaaaaaatatttggttgaaaaaaatttggtattaaatttctttatacttgttttgtggcctaatatgcAATCTATCctaaaaaatgttatatatgtttCTGAGAAGactgtgtattctgctgttgttggttAGAGCATTTGGTATATGTCTGTCACATCCCATTGGTCTTTAGCGTTGGTCAAGTCAtccgttttctttctttttttttttttgagacggagtctcgctctgtcgcccaggctggagtacagtggcacaatctcggctcactgcaagctccgcctctcaggttcacgccattctgctgcctcagcctcccgagtagctgggactataggcgcccatgtccggctaattttttgtatttttagtagagatggtatttcaccgtgttagccaggatggtctcaatctcctgatctcgtgatccgcccgccttggcctcctaaagtgctgggattacaggcgtgaaggtCATCTGTTTGCCTACTGATCTTCTGTCTGGTTGATTtaatccattattgaaagtgggatattgaaATATACTGATATTGTTTTACTTTGTAtatctctcttcaattctgtcaatgtttgctttatatatttgtgtgctCTGTGGTTAGGtgcatttataattgttatatctttctGGTGAAATCACCCTTTTATCCTTACataatatttttttgtttatgaaattatattttgccTGATAAAAGTATGTCCACTTCTGCTCTCTTTTCATCAACATTTGACCAAAAGGATTATCAtctttatattttcctattcTTATGTTGCTGTCTAGTGCTCTTTCATTTTAACTTGAGGGATTCCCTTTAGCAATTTTTGTAAGGCATATCTAACGGTGATGaactccttcagcttttgtttatctgggaaaatacttatttctccttaatttttgaaggacagtttcTTGGGAATATAGTATCCTTGgctggtagtttttttttttctttcagcactttttttttgagacaaggtcttgcttgctctgttgctcacttgctggattgcagtggtgtaaacatggctcactgcagccttgacctctgggctcaaatgatcctcccaccttagcttcttcagtagctaggaccacaagcaTGACCaacatgcccagcaattttttaaaattttttgtagagatgggatctcaccatgttgtctaggttggtctcagactcctgggctcaagcaattctgccttggcctcccaaagtgctgggattataggcatgagacaccatgcccagcctgtttcagcactttgaatatattatttcactCACTTCTGGCTTGTAATGTTTTTGCTGATAAAGTTGCTGAAAATTTTATGAGCGGTAACTTGTATTTGACCAGtggcttttctcttgctgctttgaaGAGTCTCTCTTTGACtctgacttttgacaatttgattacaATGTCACTTAGTGTGGGCCTCTTTATATTCTTCTTATTTGAAATTCTTTGAGCTGCTTGAATTTGCATGTCTATTTCCTTCctcagatttgggaagtttttggcaattatttcttcaaataagctctccacctttttctctctttttctgagacTCTCATAATATGTATATTAGTCCACTTAATGGTGTTATATAAGCTATTTaggctttcttcacttttttccattcatttttctttttgttcctctgacTTGATAGTTTCAAGTGATCTGTGAGTTCATTGATTCTTCTTTCTGCTCGATCGAGTCATCTATTGATTGAATTTTCaactctattattttatttttcagcacCAGAATGTTTGTTTGGTTCTTGTTTATAGtttctctttgttgattttctcattttgttcacgGGTagttttcctgattttatttagTTGTCTTATCTGTGTTCTCTTGAGCACTGAGCTtcttaaagattattttgaattatttgtcaggTAACTTGTaaatctccatttctttaggTTCAGTTTCTGGAgattttcgtgtgtgtgtgtgtgtgtgtgtgtgtgtgtgtattgcacCATGTTCCCTGTTTCTTTGTGTGCCTTTTTTTGGAGTGGGGGCTGGCAGGGGTGCAGGGAATTGCGACTCGGGCAATTGAAAACTCAGCCACCTCTCTTGGTCTTATAGACTGGTTTCATGCAAGGGAAGAACCTTAGCAATCATCCTGGCTAGCAATTCTGGGGTCTCTGAAACCTTTTGTGGGGTTATATCTTCTCTCAGTTTGTgtatataattttacaattagAGACATttgctcccttttttttttagatggtgttttgctcttgttgcccaggctggagtgcaatggcacgatctcggctcatagcaagctccacctcccaggttcaagggattctcctgcctcagcctcctgagtagctgggatcacaggcgctcaccactgtgcccggctaatctttttttttttttttttttttggtacttttggtagagacggggtttcaccatattggccaggctggtctcaagctcctgacctagtgatctgcatgcctcggcctcccaaagtgctgggattacaggcgtgagtcactgctccctgcctgctcactttttaaaaaggagtttgTAATATCTTGTTCCCTCTGGTGTTTGTCTGGAATATTGCAGACTGTCTGGCATTGTATCAAGCTGATGATCTCTCCTTTGTTCTCTGTGGCCCTCAGGTATCCAACACATGCTTATTTGGTTAGTACTCTGGGTCAGGTAGATAGATAGAAATCAGATCGTAGGCCAGCCATCTAGACAGCCAGAATGTTGGACACATTTTCcaatcttctctttctctcccaagGGAGAAGGTGTAAGCTGGATACTTTTTCCCAGTTGCAATACGCTTTGCAAATTGGGGGAAAGGCTGATGCAACTGAAATGAAATGGTTCTTCTTAACCATTTGGATGTGGTGTTTTTGGTTTTGAGCTTGCCTGGGATATTGCAACTTCTGAACTGTTTCTGAAGTTTTCATAAAGGCTTTGGACAGTATGTTGTTGTTAAATCAATGTCTCCATGGAGGAATAAAGTTTGGGGCTTCCCATTCTACCATCTTGCTGCTGTAACTCCATCACCTATGCAGTCTTTTTGCCAAGAACATTTTACCTAAATCTAATAATGAGGGAATAATCATATAAATCTGGGGACAATTAAAG
This genomic window contains:
- the LOC100611230 gene encoding large ribosomal subunit protein uL22-like, with the translated sequence MVRYSLDPENPTKSCKSRGSNLRVHFKNTRETAQAIKGMHIRKATKYLKDVTLQKQCIPFRRYNGGVGKCAQAKQWGWTQGRWPKKSAEFLLHMFKNAEGNTELKGLDVDSLVIEYIQVNKAPKMLRRTYRAHGRMNSYMSSPWHIEMILTEKEQIVPKPEEEVAQKKKISQKKLKKQKLMARK